A stretch of the Apteryx mantelli isolate bAptMan1 chromosome 3, bAptMan1.hap1, whole genome shotgun sequence genome encodes the following:
- the RDH14 gene encoding retinol dehydrogenase 14 yields the protein MAAAVVAAAALGGGLFLVAWRWLRGARGSAAAAGAGAGAASMRGKTVIITGANSGLGRAAAAELLRMRARVIMGCRDRARAERAAREIRAEVGERPPAEGGGELVVRELDLASLRSVRAFCHRVLQEEPRLDVLINNAGIFQCPYMKTEDGFEMQFGVNHLGHFLLTSLLLGLLKNSAPSRIVVVSSKLYKYGEINFEDLNSEISYNKSFCYSRSKLANILFARELARRLEGTGVTVNSLHPGIVRTNLGRYVNIPLLAKPLFNLVSWAFFKTPLEGAQTSIYLASSPDVEGVSGKYFGDCKEEELLPKAMDDLVARKLWDISEVMVGLLK from the exons ATGGCCGCCgccgtggtggcggcggcggcgctgggcgggGGGCTCTTCCTCGTCGCCTGGCGCTGGCTGCGGGgggcccggggcagcgcagccgcggctggagccggggccggggccgcctccaTGCGGGGCAAAACGGTGATCATCACGGGGGCCAACAgcgggctgggccgggcggcggcggccgagctgCTGCGGATGCGGGCCCGCGTGATCATGGGCTGCCGCGACCGGGcgcgggcggagcgggcggcccgCGAGATCCGCGCCGAGGTGGGCGAGCGGCCGCCGGCCGAGGGCGGCGGCGAGCTGGTGGTCCGCGAGCTGGACCTCGCCTCGCTGCGCTCCGTGCGCGCATTCTGCCACCGCGTCCTCCAG GAAGAGCCAAGGTTGGATGTTCTGATTAATAATGCAGGGATATTCCAGTGTCCATACATGAAGACAGAGGATGGTTTTGAGATGCAGTTTGGTGTAAACCACTTGGGTCACTTCTTGCTCACCAGCCTTCTTCTGGGCCTCCTCAAAAATTCTGCTCCGAGCAGGATTGTGGTAGTATCCTCAAAGCTTTACAAATATGGAGAGATCAACTTTGAAGACTTGAACAGTGAGATAAGTTACAATAAAAGCTTTTGTTACAGTCGGAGTAAACTGGCTAACATATTATTTGCAAGGGAGCTGGCCCGTCGATTAGAAGGGACAGGAGTCACTGTCAATTCACTTCATCCTGGGATTGTCAGAACAAATCTAGGCAGATATGTGAATATTCCTTTGCTGGCAAAACCCCTATTCAATTTGGTGTCGTGGGCTTTCTTCAAAACACCTCTGGAAGGAGCCCAGACTTCTATTTATTTGGCCTCTTCTCCTGATGTAGAAGGTGTTTCAGGGAAATATTTTGGGGACTGCAAAGAGGAGGAACTCCTGCCCAAAGCCATGGATGACTTGGTTGCAAGGAAGTTATGGGATATCAGTGAAGTGATGGTTGGACTATTGAAATAA